From Malus sylvestris chromosome 1, drMalSylv7.2, whole genome shotgun sequence:
GAATTCAAATTGTATAGCTCTAAGAACATGAAATAGGATGCAAGCTCACTGCCAAACTCGGCTATAAAAACAGGCAGAATAATGTGGCGTAGAAAGAAATAAATCAGGGACAAATTCTGGAAAATGATTTTCTTTTGAGCCAGTCCATGAATCCAGCTGATTACTTACAGAGCAAGCAACAAATATGTATTTGTAATtgacagaaaattaaaaatatcggGATTGATCGATTGACAGATAAGTAACTAGAAGGTTATGAATTCACCCCTTCCTAAATATTCACATTTCAAGATCCGCAACCGGGATGGAAATTaccgaaagaaaaagaagagaggaaGACTCATAAAAATCATATGGCCGAAGATGTCATAGCACTTACAAATCCAAGTGCAAGAATGTGACGATTACACGGGATAAGAACGCGGCTGCGTGAACACTAACCTGGCACAGGAACTGCCCCTCCGGAACTTAAACAGATGACATTGTGAACTCACTGCCACAATGGGATAGAGGGATATAAGGCAGGCAAGTTGAGTACACACTAAAACAGCATCAACCCTGGCATCAACTCTAAGCATCCATCGAGACAGTACAATAAATCATGAACGAATTTGCTAATCATCAACATTCAATCTAAACTCTACCGTATCCCGCTAAGCCACACTTAACGCTGCAGACTTTGCAGACGCAGAACCGATCTCGCACATTATTAAAGTTTTCATCCCGACTTAATAACTTCAAAATAACTTAAGCACCCCTCAAACCGTGCAAGGTCgagaaaacaaacaaatgatTATCCAACAATCTCATACCTATATATGATCAATCGATTTGAGGACAAAAATAATGCAGGATTAATCGAAACAAACTTCAAAACAATGAGCTATGATAtaccaaatcaaatcataacaaGTTTCCCAtcaggagaaaaaaaaaatgaacataaTAGTCTAACAAATTCCAATCCTAAAACTTTGATGATGGTGCAGACGTGTGTCAGTTAAGTAATGTACTTGCATCTTTGCACCCAAGTTCGACTCTCCCTCCGCATGATAATAGTTTAGAATATTGATTTATAAGAAATAATAGCAAAAACTTTGCTATGGATAATTGGAGGATGTCTTCTCTTTCTAGACTTCGGATCGTCTGTGTACCAAAAAGACCAAAAGAATATGAAAAAAACATTGGCCATATTTTACTTGCATCCAAAATATGGGATCGATGTgaagtttttaataaaaatgctaACTCTATCAAGAAAATActataacaaattttttttgatgaaaaaataataaaccgACTCTAAAACCGTAAGGGCGTTTCCCTTGTATTCTAAGGAGCAATCCAACTAAAAAAATGAGTCTGAATCTTTCTGTAAATGGTACCCTGAAAAAAATCTGACTATCCTTCCGAAATTATCATATATGTCGAATTCAATGATATTTATATAATGTATTAGTTGCAGAACCATAAacatcaaaatttatatacaaaaCAGAGATATAAACCTCTCTGCCCAATGCCAGTTAGCTTTATAGGTTAACTTAAATCACACTCAGAATCCCAAACCGATGAATGATAGAACCCGACAATTGCAATAATACGTCTATCATTGAAATCTGACATGGGAATCCAGAATCACAGGCAGTTGGTATACAGGTGATTACAGAAAATGCTGACTGTTTCTAAAATTGTTACCATCAGTGAGTATGGAGTCGGTTACTGTTGTCATGCTCTCACCAGATCCTCCCCTTCCCTCCAATCTGACGAGCCAACTCAAAATCCTTCTTcactaaaaggtcgtacccagtgcacaaggctcccgctttacgcagggtctgggagaggtgaatgtcggctagccttacccccatttatggagaggctgctcccaagtctcgaacccgagacctaccgctcatgggcgaaggcacttgccatcgcaccaagtgcgacttcttttaaaatccttcttCACTGAGGatacaaaaataaatgaaacaGGTTTGTTAACAATTATATTGTACAATACTGGTACAAACCGTCAAAGACTAACTGACACCTGAAGTAAGTATAAGATGAAACAGTTAGCTGAAATGCAGAAGGAGTTGACATGTTTTAGGACAGTCATAAAGTCTAAACAGACGGTTAATCCAAGGACACAGAAAATGTAGTAATGCATCTGAGGACAGCCCTTTTGTGTTCGTCGAAATCCACTACCCACAATTAAAGTTCCACTAGTACCAAAGATTTATCGGATTGGATATaatctatatatattttttaaaagaaacagAATAATCTAAAAGATGCAATTTTTTTCGTGGTTTAGGTGTTATCTTATCTCACTACAAGCATCTCAGTCACAGCTTGTAAATTTACATAGCATTAGGGGGGAAATAACAATTAATTAAGCAGATATTGGATCTCAAGTTTACTTACTAAGAGTGACTCGCTTTGCATGAATTGCACAGAGGTTGGAATCTTCAAACAACTGAATTACATAATCCTCTGCTGCCtgcaaaacaacaaaataccaATTTGTCTCAAATAATTCATAGTACCTACTACCCACTTCAATTTACTGAAATTTAGAGGATTTCTAAATTTATAGAATCTTCAAACACTTCAATTTGTCTCAAAACTAATTACtttccaaataaaatttccccaaATTCCCCTCCTCACATTCCCGCATTTTCTCGGTAACCAAACACAGGACAAGAAAAATCCGAAACTAATGAGAAATTGAAGTGCAATAAAGAGCAAGAGTACCGGTTGATTTCCAGGTGAGGCCGGAGAGCTTCCTCCTGCAGCCGAAGACGGagaaaattagggtttcttaaGACGCAAAAATCACAATCCTCAACAAAATACACATACATCCATacattttagagagagagagataccagTTTGTGCGGGAGTAGATTTCTTGACTTTTCTTCCGGCGGTGTGTTTGATTCTCGCCATTGAAGTTCgagagagaaggaggaggagggagcTTTTCGCTGCTGTGGGAAGCGACGTCGTTCGGTTTTGCTGGTTGTTTCAAACTGTTACAGATTCGGTGAGCCGTCGTGGGTCTCCGACCACTGATTTCAGTTACTTAATTTAAAGTGAAAGTAAAAAACTCCCGCTCAACTTTTATGGTTCGTTTACGTAACCATAATTAAAAGGGGAGTGGTAAGCTTATATCAATAAATTTTTTGAGTCACGgggttattaatttattaatgttGTAACACGtacatttattaattaaatattatattagAAGTCTAATGAGTGTGTAATTTATCCATCTATATTATAACATGTGAATTAGTAAAATCATGCTGACGGTTGTTCAAAATCTTTTAGTCTCACTTGAGACTTATGTGAATTTACAGACCGAATTACTAACATTTGATTAACATTAGCTGATTTCTTTTTCCAAAGTACCAAGGCCTCGTTTGGTGACAATTATTTAATTGAAATGGACAATTCACTAGATTCATTATGTATTGACTGAAAGAATAATTGTATTAGTTGAAGGTAAAAGTAAATTAGCCAGTAAGTAAACGCATCCCTCCAATAAAGATTGAAAATAATAAGCTTAGTTCATGACTATTCCATCTTATGATCAACACACATATACACCCCAAAGGCCCTAAAGAGAGAATTTATATAGTAAGTCCAAAGAAAACTAATTttgtttggatttgaatttaagcagtaaaaagtaaaaaacaagAGGGCTACTTATGGAAAACTATTTTATCCAACTCATGACAGTGAATTATCTTCATATAAAATGTAGCCTCCAAAACTTCTTGTATCACACTAACAGGAGCATAGCTAAGAGTATGGCTCTGAAGAATCCTTGATTGCTTGCTGTCGAAGGAACGCGCTTTAAGATACCTCTCTAGGGCTGCGATGGTCTGGGGGATGCCGGAGGCTTGAAATCCGGATACTGCAACCATTAAAAAACATGAAAGAAAGCAAGATTTGGTAAGTTCTTGCACAAACTAATTAATCGTGAGGGTGATGATATATAGACattatacacacacaaaatTCGAGCAGAAAGTAAAGTGAGGATTTACATAAGGGAATGGGGAAAGTGGTTTCGAAATCCTGGGAAGTGATTCTGCTTTAACTTCTGGTTTTGGTACTGAATTTGGTTCCGGTGTGGCTTCTGCAGCTGCTTCTACAGTTGGTTCTGCAGGTGCAGGAAGAACCTTGCTAACAGTTACTGGCAGAAAAGCTGTCCCGATTTGCTGAAATTCAAGGCGGTCGAGGTTAAAATAACTAGTCTGATGTAGCGATGTGGGAATCCGTTCAAAATGCTTTTAACACATTTGTAGTCTTATACCTTTATGTCATCGACGAGGTCCTTTGGGGCAACCTTCGTGGTCAAGAACTTATCAACTAGTTGTAGAGTTTCTTTTCGATCCTGTCATAAAAAGCTACTTAGGTTACGTGAATGAAGTTAAATGCTAATCCACGGGTTGAGAATGGAGCAAGTTTTCAAGGCCGCGAAGATTAAGAACGTTTATGATGAGTAGACCTCCATATTTATGACGAGTTAGACATGTTTCACAGGAATAACTAAGAGGAAAAATGCCATAATATAACCGTACGCTATTAACTTTTGGCCACTGCGCATTATTTAAGAGACAAACGATATTAGCCCTGATAAACATTCCATCAAAATAACTACTTTGAAGCATACAAAACAATGAGAGACTCACCTCGGCAAAAAGGAGTTTCGTGCTCACAAACTGAACTAGTGCAGCCGAGCCTAAAAGCTGGAGGATTGTTTCTACCTGAAAATATAGAGTGCAACAGTCAGTTCGAAATATCCTCAAGAAGGATACATATTACACCAAaaggaaaacaaacaaaaaaaatcacaatgCAACGGACTTTACCTCAGTATAAGCCAATAAACCCAATCCGGTTGCTGCAGCAACCCCAAGGGAAAGAGACAAGGCACCCGATCCCTCCTGTACATAAATACCACATAGCTCTTTAAGAACCGTCCTAAAATCAAAATTCTTCGAAGAGAATCAATCACCGAAAACCGATAATTAACAGATTTCCACCGTAGTACACACCAACAGCTTTCTTATTCCATCTTGAAGAATTATGAATTATGGTAGCGAGATGTAGTGAACTTTTCGTCTATGACTTCCACCCATATTCACTAACCTTGCCATTCATCCATCTAAGCATTTCTACTAAACTTTGTAGGCTATCCAACGTCTTATATTTGTGTTCAATACATAAACAACAATATAACATCCCTCTTGAAATGTACGAACCAAATAGTACTCTATCGTTCAACAAGAAAATAGTTTTTCACATGtgaataataatcaacaaaggaAAGTGAAGAAAATTACTCCAACTCCACCGCTAAGAGCATCTGCTAAATTTCCAAAATCAAGACTCAGTGCTTTTGGTGGTGGTGTCCAAGGAAGACCGCTGTTCTGCAAAATGATAATCCACGTCAAGTATTAAAGATCGGCAAGACTTTTATGGAAACAAAGACTAGCCGTGGAAGGAGAAATGGGACTAACCACCCATCCTCGTGGTCCTTCCGCACCATCTTTAATAGCATAAGCAGCTTTGAACCCATTTACAGCGACTAATTCTGCAGCCAGCTCAGAGTTCCCATCAAATCTGGCTTTCATCAGAAAGTTTGCAGGATTAGCTTACATACTGGCTTTTGGAATAACACAAATCCAGTCCCATATTACCAGGTTTGTCACAAAATCACAAGCATTGTGAAAAATGAATGTCAAGGAAAGGACATTAAATCGGAATCCACCTTACGGTAAACTAAAAATGGAAATGGCAAAAAGCCTGTTTTCCTGTCTCATTTATCTTCTATATGGAGGTACTCAATTAAGCTTGCTTCCGCCCCTTTCACAGCACCGATTACAAGCATTGTCTTCTATATTTTTGAACTAACATATCACAATTTGtatgaaattatatgaaaaccaACGTCTTTTAAGTATTAACTGAGTTATATTGTGTGGATTCTCTACTCCATTGTTTCTTCTCCAAACTAAATGGTAATGTGAATTGAAATTTTCTTTCGCCGTGGAAATAGTGATCCCTACATAAACCAATTGCACAATGTACACACTCTAAGGTGATCTCAATTCAATGCACTTGATAGCAGCTCGTGATTATCAACAACTGCTTCGAAATAAGCTCAGAAATTGACGACTCATTATTCATAAAACAATGAGGAAACGGAAACTAAAGAATTGGGTTAACAGTTTACTTATCTAGGATGAACAATGTGGTATTTTCTGGCTCCTTGAACTTCAAAGAAAGCTTCTTCAAGAACCCCGGCTTATCTTCACTTTTGTAAACAATGGACACGGCCTTCTTCCCCAAACCCTTGACATCGGGAGTACCAACCTGCCTAAACTCCGCGGGAGGTCTTATATCAAGCAACTGAGCATTGGCATCCTCACCCAATTTTGCATAAGCACTTCTTGCAGAGTCAACACCAAACGGCTTAGGAGGCTTCAGAACCTGAGACAGAACCAATGGAACCGCCAAAACCGCAAAACCGCCAGCTATAACTGCAGGATTATCAGTCACAAAACTGATAACATTGTCAAGAACCCCACCTACTTCCAAGTCTCCACCTCCACCACTCACTGACTGCCCCAATGCTTCCTCATATGTCAAAGCCTTGGCAAACCCGGCATTGAAAACCGAAGATAAGAGCGGCAAACCGCCATGGAAACTCCTAGATGAAGACTCTTGTGAAGCTCTCAAACTTGTGGGATTTGAGAATTTGGGAACGGAAATGGAGGGCAGTGATGGGATTTTTTTTctgtcaccaagaagtgatctTATGGGGGTCAAGCTTGCTGCATGGAGGGCCTCCATGGCATAATTCTAGAGGGAGATTCTAGTGAGAGAAACAGAGAAAAAGACTCTTTTGGGGCTCTCAGAATATTGATGGAAAATCCTGAGCCACAATGAGAGATTGAAGTCTTTTGTGCaggatttttttgtttcttccaaGGATGATGCAGGGCTTTACAAGCCTTAGCTTCAGTGGGTGCAATTTGGCCGGTGCCTTTTGGGTGCAGGGTGGCGCTGACGTGTCATGCAAGATGAGAGGTTGCCCATTGAGGGATAGACCCGTGGCGAGTATAGATTGCGAGGTTGTTGATCACTTTATTTTGTTTGATTGCTGGGATGATGACTTTGGGTTGCAATTAATGTGTGGCTGAGAAAAGAGTCGCTAGAAGTACTGAGAAACTTTGCGGGTGCAGTACAGGCTACACTCCATGGTGGCTGTTGGAGGATTTCCGAACAACTTTCAAACAACTTATAGTGgcattgaaaaaattaaagtatTTATTGATTTGCTCTCCAAATTTGTATAGAattgctaatttttttcttgaacTGTAATTTTAGTCAATTACCCATAAATTTTTGAAATTGGCTAATTTCTCCCATTAAACTTTAACTTTAACCGACTATCccgtaaatttttttaaataactaaTTTCTCCTATAGcattagattttaaaaaatttcatctatttttcattcattcatcCATCTAATTTTCCATTCTTTTTGCCCCATACAgttgtgttgaccctaaaaactaccaagccaacgtggcgcgcaggccgagtaatctataagctaactccgtccttcggtgaatgcggggcgtgccaagaaaggaacacgtctcggcttcttgggctctcgaacctgaagacaaggttactattcttacgaagttcaatatcaaattcggctttcaatgtgccgaatgtaataacttgtaacacctcacttcgccgagaaggctgatgagatgacctcgaccaataaggattcagaaatccttcttgaccgagacttggataggtaatcaatcgtcCTCGCtgcagtgttgttgatgccaacggaagatgctgtgagatcggctgattctaaggtgacagagctatctatgccgacttaagatatcaccggttgctttcacaatgttgttgatgccaactgaagatgtgtcagcgaaaagagaaaataaaaaatctcaaagttgttgagagagtttccGCAgagcagttgtgtgttgaattggaggtccctTTTAACATTCCACAGCctcatgtatttatagggtcGTGCTCACGTAATACACGTTTCACGCATTATGGCGCACACACGATTTTTGTGCAAGTCAATCGTGACCCAAATTTTTTCGTGACCTTCTTGCTAGAACCGTGCAACCATGCACCAATCGAATTGCATCGCCTTAACCTTGACCCCACACGTTGCATGCAATTCCATCCTTTCTCATCTTTATCTACTTGACACAAATTCAATTTGCAATTGTAGTTTTGATCAAATAGAAACACACAAGGAATATTCTTTATCTATCCCATCTGATCACCCCACCATTCCTTATCTTTTGGTACTCATCAGATACCATCATTACCAAGGTAATTTGCATGCATATTCGGTTTCGAGCAAATTTGGCCCTTATCCTTTTTCACCATCTTTATCTCCATAAGTGCATGGAAGATAATCTTTTAACCCACCACGTTGGCTCTCAAACCAGTCGCATAGCAATTTGAACTGACATTGATCTCCTTTGCTTCCAAAAATATACTTAAGATAATTACTACGAAAATCCAATAGTAATAtctagaaaaatatgaaatccaACGATTTAGAACCCATTCATTCAACGACCTTGATTATTCGGGCCGATAGTGTAAAATCgagtccaaacattgccccccagtttccttgagcttcggttcgtaagccgaatggttaaggaaacTGATTTGCTCCTCGGAGTCGCCGACTTCAAGCACCTTAATAGACCACCTCGACCATCCCATAATTGGTGGATGACTTGGTTGGGCCACCGAGAAAACTAGGCCGAGAGAAAAGGCAACAATACACCCCGCCGAGCTCGGTATGTATGGTTATATAATTTTGTAAAGCAGGCCGAGGGGAATTAGGTGTATAACTATTCggcctgaatttttttttttttttctaaatggaAATAAAAGTAGCCGAACCATGGTCAGGAGGAGGCCAATGATGCTTTAGTCCAAGTCGAGATCTTGtaataacaaaattttaaaattgattTTGCTCTAGGCCGAATAAAGAATCATCTCCAAATACTTTTGACTCAGCGAAATATTTTTTATCATCGGCTGCCGAATGTATTGAACAATTACTATGCCCCACGGGCATAATAATTTCGGCTTTTAATTCAAACATCTTAGCCTAACGAGATTTCTCCATAGCGGCTTTATtgccaataatcatatcaattgtCGTGGTTTCTTGGGCTAAGCCAATGTTGCGGCcttgttcgtcattggagcACTCATCTGACGAATCATTTTCTAAGTCAATTTGTGGCTCAGAAATTGGAACattttcttctaggcctaccacacttTTAGTCTCGACCAAAAAAATAGGTGGCCTTTGTTCTTCAgccaaattaacaattttcttaggcCGAATATTGGTTGTGGCCGGAGCGGAAATTTGCCCCCCGGCCTTTTGCCTTTCAGAAATTCTTCCCAAACTCTCGAGGAGTTGTTTTTGCTTCTTTAATAGGAGATGACACTCTTCCCATGAAGCCTGATCGAGATAGatcatgtgaacttcgtagttttagcactgggtcccactgggcgtgccaaaatgttgaccctaaaaactatcaagcctacgtggcgtgcaggccgagtaatctataagctaactacgtccttcggtgaatgtggggcatgccaactcgtcggccgagctcggtcgaggagtaaatttgttgatgttgggtgcgcggctgacttctgcttcttgcgattgcggccgagaaaagaacatgtctcggcctcttgggctctcgaacctgaagacaaggttactattcttacgaagttcaatatcaaattcagctttcaatgtgccgaatgtaataacttgtaacacctcacttctccgagaaggctgatgagatgacctcgaccaataaggattcagaaatcctttcgaccgagacttggataggtaatcaaccgtcctcgccgcagggctgttgatgccaacggaagatgctgcgagatcggctgattctacggtgacagagctatctatgccgacttaagatatcaccggttactttcacagtgttgttgatgccaacggaagatgtgtcagcgaaaagagaaaataaaaaatctcaaagttgttgagagagtttgcgcagggtagttgtgtgttgaattggaggtccctTTTAACATTCCACAGCctcatgtatttatagggtcGTGCTCACGTAATTCACGTTTCACGCATTCTGGTGCGCACACGATTTTGGTGCAAGTTAATCGTGACCCAAATTTTTTCGTGACCTTCTTGCTAGAACCGTGCAACCATGCACCAATGGAATTACATCGCCTTAACCTTGACCCCACACGTTGCATGCAATTCCATCCTTTCTCATCTTTATCTACTTGACACAAATTCAATTTGCAATTGTAGTTTTGATCAAATAGAAACACACAAGGAATATTCTTTATATATCCCATCTGATCACCCCACCATTCCTTATCTTTTGGTACTCATCAGATACCATCATTACCGAGGTAATTTGCACGCATATTCGGTTTCGAGCAAATTTGGCCCTTATCCTTTTTCACCATCTTTATCTCCATAAGTGCATGGAAGATAATCTTTTAACCCACCACGTTGGCTCTCAAACCAGTCGCATAGCAATTTGAACTGACATTGATCTCCTTTGCTTCCAAAAATATACTTAAGATAATTACTACGAAAATCCAATAGTAATAtctagaaaaatatgaaatccaACGATTTAGAACCCATTCATTCAACCACCTTGATTGTTCGGGCCGATAGTGTAAAATCgagtccaaacattgccccccagtttccttgagcttcggttcgtaagccgaatggttaaggaaacTGATTTGCTCCTCGGAGTCACCGACTTCAAGCACCTTAATAGACCACCTCGACCATCCCATAATTGGTGGATGACTTGGTTGGGCCACCGAGAAAATTAGGCCGAGAAAAAAGGCAACAATACACCCCGCCGAGCTCGGTATGTATGGTTATATAATTTTGTAAAACAGGCCGAGGGGAATTGGGTGTATAACTATTCgaccagaattttttttttttttctaaatggaAATAAAAGTAGCCGAATCATAGTCAGGAGGAGGCCAACAATGCTTTAGTCCAAGTCGAGATCTTGtaataacaaaattttgaaattgattttgctctAGGCCGAATAAAGAATCATCTCCAAATACTTTTGACTAAGCGAAATATTTTTTATCATCGGCTGCCGAATGTATTGAACAATTACTATGCCCCCCGGGCATAATAATTTCGGCTTTTAATTCAAACATCTTAGCCGAACGAGATTTCTCCATATCGGCTTTATtgccaataatcatatcaattgtCGTGGTTTCTTGGGCTAAGCCAATGTTGAGGCCTTGTTCGTCATTGGTGCACTCCTCTGACGAATCATTGTTTGAGTCAATTTGTGGCTCATAAATTTGAACATTTTTTACTAGGCCTACTACACTTTCAGTCTCGACCAAAAAAATAGGTGGCCTTTGTTCTTCAgccaaattaacaattttcttaggcCGAATATTGGTTGTGGCTAGAGCGGAAATTTTCCCCCCGGCCTCTTGCCTTTCAGAAATTCTTCCCAAACTCTCaaagagttgtttttgcttCTTTAATAGGAGATGACACTCTTCCCATGAAGCCTGATCGAGATAGatcatgtgaacttcgtaaTTTTAGCACTGGGTTCCACTGGGCATGctaaaatgttgaccctaaaaattaccaagcctacgtggcacgcaggccgagtaatctataagctaactacgtccttaggtgaatgcggggcgtgccaactcgtcggccgagctagACCGATGAGTAAATTTATTGATGTTGGGTGCGCggttgacttctgcgtcttgcgattgaggccgagaaaggaacacgtctcggcctcttgggctctcgaacctgaagacaaggttactattcttacgaagttcaatatcaaattcagctttcaatgtgccgaatgtaataacttgtaacacctcacttcgccgagaaggctgatgagatgacctcgaccaataaggattcagaaatccttctcgaccgagacttggataggtaatcaaccatCCTCGCtgcagtgttgttgatgccaatggaagatgctgcgagatcggctgattgtacggtgacagagctatctatgccgacttaagatatcaccggttgctttcacagtgctgttgatgccaacggaagatgtgtcagcgaaaagagaagataaaaaatctcaaagttgttgaaaaagtttgcgcatggcagttttgtgttgaattggaggtccctTTTAACATTCCACAGCctcatgtatttatagggtcGTGCTCACG
This genomic window contains:
- the LOC126614634 gene encoding histone H3-like centromeric protein CENH3 isoform X2 encodes the protein MARIKHTAGRKVKKSTPAQTGGSSPASPGNQPAAEDYVIQLFEDSNLCAIHAKRVTLMKKDFELARQIGGKGRIW
- the LOC126614234 gene encoding rhodanese-like domain-containing protein 4, chloroplastic; its protein translation is MEALHAASLTPIRSLLGDRKKIPSLPSISVPKFSNPTSLRASQESSSRSFHGGLPLLSSVFNAGFAKALTYEEALGQSVSGGGGDLEVGGVLDNVISFVTDNPAVIAGGFAVLAVPLVLSQVLKPPKPFGVDSARSAYAKLGEDANAQLLDIRPPAEFRQVGTPDVKGLGKKAVSIVYKSEDKPGFLKKLSLKFKEPENTTLFILDKFDGNSELAAELVAVNGFKAAYAIKDGAEGPRGWVNSGLPWTPPPKALSLDFGNLADALSGGVGEGSGALSLSLGVAAATGLGLLAYTEVETILQLLGSAALVQFVSTKLLFAEDRKETLQLVDKFLTTKVAPKDLVDDIKQIGTAFLPVTVSKVLPAPAEPTVEAAAEATPEPNSVPKPEVKAESLPRISKPLSPFPYYPDFKPPASPRPSQP
- the LOC126614634 gene encoding histone H3.2-like isoform X1, which translates into the protein MARIKHTAGRKVKKSTPAQTGGSSPASPGNQPAAEDYVIQLFEDSNLCAIHAKRVTLMKKDFKRSRTWCDGKCLRP